DNA from Colletotrichum higginsianum IMI 349063 chromosome 7 map unlocalized unitig_7, whole genome shotgun sequence:
GTTTGCGCcggttgccgccgacgatgcgcGCAGGGCCAACTTCGTTTCCTCCGCCGTCAAGCTGGTAACGGACTGGGTGAGTGTTTCTCGTCCCGCAAAGATGGACAGATCAATCTCTTCTAACCGTGAGATCCAAGGGGATGGATGGTATCGATCTCGACTGGGAATATCCTAATACCACCGAGACGAACGTCAACTGTGTAAAGATGCTTACCGAACTCCGCAAAGGCCTCGATGATTACTCCGCGAAGCATGCCGAGGGATACCACTTTGCCCTGGGCTTTGCGGCGCCCGCTGGGCCACAAAACTACCGGGCTTTCAACCTCAAGGCGATGGACGAGTCTCTCGACTTCTGGTCTCTCATGGCCTTCGATTTCGCAGGCCCCTGGGACAACACCACGGGTCATCAATCCAACGTTTTCGGCAACAAGGCCAACCTCATGAGCACGAAAGCCAGCATCGATCGCGCAATCAAAGATTACGCCAATGGCGGAGTGGCACCTAGGAAAATCAACCTCGGCATACCGCTCTATGGAAGGGCATTCAGCAAAACTCGGGGTCTTGGGGAGCCATACTGTGGCGTGCCTAACGGAACCCTCGGCCAGCCTGGTATTTTGTTATATAAAGACCTCCCCCGGCCGAGATCCAAGGTTCTTTTCGACAACGAGGCTAAAGCAACATACTCATACGACAACACTACCGGAGAATTGGTGTCGTTTGACAATATGAAGAGTGCAAAGTACAAACAGGCATAtatcaagaagaaggaacTTGGCGGTGCCATGTTCTGGGAGGCTACGGGAGATAAAATTGGCCGCGAAAGCCTCGTCCGCAAAATGGCAGCTGGTTTAGGAGGGCTCGAGAAATCACCAAACTTGCTCTCATACCCGGTCTCTCAGTACGACAACATTCGCAACGGGATGAAGAGTAATTTTACCTCCATCCCAGAGACGAACCGAAGTTCTGAGAGGAGATAGTGTTCTATCTCAACATTAGTCCTTTTTATAGAAGAATTTTCAAGCCCGCATAACAATCACCACACGTATCCTCCTTTGGCTTTACAGACGCCTATCGTTGTGAACAGCTAGCTAGCCACATCCGTATGCATAGACCTACATAATAATACCAGCTTGTCTAAATTTCTCGAATGCTTCCAACCAGCCCTCAACCGGGTCTCTTTCTTCAGTGAACCCTACCACTCGCAATCTTTCCAGACTCAGCTGCCGATCAAATGACAACCAGTATCCCACACTGTCAAGTTGCGAGCTTCCACCGCCGACACCAGCAACTACCGCCTTGCTGAAACCCTCCCTCTCGAAGAGGTGTTTGTTCTTCTGGACATACTCACCGGGCTTCAATGCCTTCTCGTCTCCCGTGGGCCCCACTCCCTTCAGCCCgaaccagccagccagatcTGGCCAGATCTGGCTGAAACTGGTTGGCGTCGCACTGTCGGCCATGTTGATGATTTTGGCATCGCATTTCTCACCGTTCAAGGAGACGTGGACGGCGATACGGCCGAGAACGCGAGACGAAACCGGAGTAAAGAGGCTTTTATAACCGCCTTCGTTTCCAGGAAACGGTACCTCAACAGGAGTCTCGGATTTGTCGTTAACCCCGTGGTTGTAGGCGTAAAGCGAGAGGTACTGTGCCCAGTGGAGCGCGAGAGAGAACCCAGACCCGTTTGGCGTAAAACCAACGACTGCGTCAGGGCACACTTCTGACCAGGTCCACTGCTTGCCTTCGCTTGCTTTTGCGAGAATTTCACGGAACCACGGGTATGCGACAGTCCTGGCGTAGTCTTCGGAGAGGTTGTCTGCCATAGACTCCTTCAATGGAGCCTCAAAAGTTCCGCCGGGCACGTAGATCCCATACCCCTATGCTTGTAAGCCTGGTCCGTCGAGTTTACGCGATGGAATCACAACTCACTCTCGTGCCTCCGGGGTAGACGAAAGACTTGAGGTTTGATGACAATGACGTGAGCGAGTCGACGACTCTCTGCATGATGCCGCAGTTGACTTCGCACTCTCGGATgtggtcatcagcgacctGGTTGAATACTGCAGAAATCAAAGAGGTTAGCCACAAGAAAAagacacacagacacagGGTCTCATACCGAAATAAAACACGTGGGTAACATTCTTGACTCCCTGAACCCTATCTTCCAGCTGTCTCGTGAGGTCCTCCGTGGTGCTGTTCAAGTTCACCCCAGAAACTATCTGCAGAGAAGGCCGGCTCGCCGACTCTTTCGGCCAGAAGAACTCGATCTCAGACAGAGGGCGGTTGATGACGACAGTGACCTTGTCAAATGAGCCTTCGGTGGGGTAATTGGAGAGCAGCTGGTCGACAGTCGCCCAGCCAAGTAGGCCTGCGGCTCCGAAAACGATGGCGTGGTTTCGTTCGGTCATGTTTGGTGGACGTTTGAAGCTTCAGAATATCCAATAAATTGGGACGGAGgctccaaaaaaaaaaacctggACGGTGGCA
Protein-coding regions in this window:
- a CDS encoding Chitinase 1, whose protein sequence is MLLLTLVAVFVTVTRVVAVAPSVRSCGSSTVKQGHRNILYVTNWGIYGAGYNPDNIPVEDISHVLYAFADIQPNGTVVSSDPWADTGKPLGNDSANEPGNNAYGLIKQLYLKKMANRNMKVILSIGGYSFSPKFAPVAADDARRANFVSSAVKLVTDWGMDGIDLDWEYPNTTETNVNCVKMLTELRKGLDDYSAKHAEGYHFALGFAAPAGPQNYRAFNLKAMDESLDFWSLMAFDFAGPWDNTTGHQSNVFGNKANLMSTKASIDRAIKDYANGGVAPRKINLGIPLYGRAFSKTRGLGEPYCGVPNGTLGQPGILLYKDLPRPRSKVLFDNEAKATYSYDNTTGELVSFDNMKSAKYKQAYIKKKELGGAMFWEATGDKIGRESLVRKMAAGLGGLEKSPNLLSYPVSQYDNIRNGMKSNFTSIPETNRSSERR
- a CDS encoding Sirq protein, producing the protein MTERNHAIVFGAAGLLGWATVDQLLSNYPTEGSFDKVTVVINRPLSEIEFFWPKESASRPSLQIVSGVNLNSTTEDLTRQLEDRVQGVKNVTHVFYFVFNQVADDHIRECEVNCGIMQRVVDSLTSLSSNLKSFVYPGGTRGYGIYVPGGTFEAPLKESMADNLSEDYARTVAYPWFREILAKASEGKQWTWSEVCPDAVVGFTPNGSGFSLALHWAQYLSLYAYNHGVNDKSETPVEVPFPGNEGGYKSLFTPVSSRVLGRIAVHVSLNGEKCDAKIINMADSATPTSFSQIWPDLAGWFGLKGVGPTGDEKALKPGEYVQKNKHLFEREGFSKAVVAGVGGGSSQLDSVGYWLSFDRQLSLERLRVVGFTEERDPVEGWLEAFEKFRQAGIIM